A single region of the Triplophysa dalaica isolate WHDGS20190420 chromosome 15, ASM1584641v1, whole genome shotgun sequence genome encodes:
- the id2a gene encoding DNA-binding protein inhibitor ID-2a: MKAISPARSFRKNNANMTEHSLGITRSKTPVDDPLSLLYNMNDCYSKLKELVPSIPQNKNVSKMEILQHVIDYILDLQIALDSNSAITSLHLPRAGQGASRTPLTTLNTDISILSLQTPEFQSDFVTEDSRTLYR; this comes from the exons ATGAAGGCAATAAGTCCCGCGAGGTCTTTCCGGAAAAATAACGCGAATATGACGGAGCACAGTCTGGGAATCACACGGAGCAAGACCCCCGTGGACGATCCCCTCAGCCTGCTCTACAACATGAACGACTGCTACTCCAAACTGAAGGAACTGGTGCCTAGTATCCCGCAGAACAAAAACGTGAGCAAAATGGAAATCCTGCAACATGTCATCGATTATATCCTGGACCTGCAGATTGCACTTGACTCGAATTCGGCGATAACCAGTCTCCATCTCCCGCGTGCGGGGCAGGGGGCATCCAGAACACCCCTGACAACGCTGAACACAGACATCAGCATCCTCTCATTACAG ACACCGGAGTTTCAGTCAGACTTTGTCACAGAGGACAGCAGGACACTTTACCGTTAA